A region from the Afifella aestuarii genome encodes:
- a CDS encoding SurA N-terminal domain-containing protein: MAMATLPVADSAQAQSSIKILVNDQPITTYDINNRAKFLRLTSRGQAGAKQATDELIEEALKMQEAKRRNVSVSQNEVERAFASIASRAKLPPSKLEAALRQNGVNPDTLKDRIRAELAWRDVVRARFRATVRITESDVAQAMLGRDDDAEASGTVTEYDVQPVLFIVPKKGKAGIAGQRKREAEAFRSRFRNCEATLEQTRGMSGVVVKPTVRRESSDFPDSLRDSLGKARVGTALPPTQVDEGFQVLGICNKRAVAGKSQAADEVRDELTNERGQLLARRYLRDLKSDAIIEYR; encoded by the coding sequence ATGGCCATGGCCACATTGCCCGTCGCCGACAGCGCACAGGCTCAGAGCTCCATCAAGATCCTGGTCAACGACCAGCCGATCACGACCTACGACATCAACAACCGCGCCAAATTCCTTCGCCTGACCTCCCGCGGTCAGGCGGGTGCGAAACAGGCAACGGACGAGTTGATCGAAGAAGCGCTGAAAATGCAGGAAGCCAAGCGCCGCAATGTCAGCGTTTCGCAAAACGAAGTCGAGCGCGCCTTCGCCAGCATTGCGAGCCGCGCCAAGCTGCCCCCGTCGAAGCTCGAAGCGGCGTTGCGGCAGAACGGCGTCAATCCCGACACCCTCAAGGACCGCATTCGTGCCGAGCTCGCCTGGCGGGACGTGGTGCGTGCCCGCTTCCGCGCCACGGTGCGCATCACCGAGTCGGACGTCGCCCAGGCCATGCTCGGCCGTGATGACGACGCCGAAGCGTCCGGAACCGTGACCGAATACGACGTTCAGCCGGTTCTTTTCATCGTCCCCAAGAAGGGCAAGGCCGGCATCGCTGGCCAGCGCAAGCGCGAAGCCGAAGCCTTCCGCAGCCGCTTCCGGAACTGCGAAGCGACACTGGAACAGACCCGCGGCATGTCGGGCGTCGTCGTAAAGCCGACGGTGCGCCGGGAGAGCAGCGATTTTCCCGATTCCCTGCGTGACAGCCTCGGCAAAGCCAGGGTTGGTACGGCTCTTCCTCCGACGCAGGTAGATGAGGGGTTCCAGGTGCTCGGCATCTGCAACAAGAGGGCTGTCGCCGGCAAATCACAGGCGGCCGACGAAGTCCGTGATGAACTGACCAATGAACGGGGTCAGCTTCTTGCCCGACGCTATCTGCGCGATCTGAAATCCGACGCGATAATCGAGTACCGTTAG
- the rsmA gene encoding 16S rRNA (adenine(1518)-N(6)/adenine(1519)-N(6))-dimethyltransferase RsmA, with the protein MERVAALPPLRDVLARHELWAQKSLGQNFLLDLNLTRRIAREGSARSETIVEVGPGPGGLTRALFLEGATRVIAIERDHRALPALEEIAIAAEGRLEVIEGDALATDYPDLVGPDGGRIVANLPYNVATPLLTGWLTPPTWPAWWRSLTLMFQKEVAERIVAEPGSKAYGRLAVLAQWRCHAHILFEVPPQAFLPPPKVTSAVVRLEPRPDAVDVAPKAVEAVTASAFGQRRKMLRQSLKQAFQQPEAVLEACGIAPTRRAEEIPVAGFLDLARIYEELGRSSS; encoded by the coding sequence ATCGAACGCGTGGCGGCCCTGCCGCCGCTGCGCGACGTTCTCGCAAGACATGAACTCTGGGCGCAGAAGTCTCTCGGCCAGAATTTTCTGCTCGACCTCAATCTGACGCGCCGCATCGCCCGCGAAGGCAGCGCCAGGAGCGAGACGATCGTCGAGGTCGGCCCGGGACCCGGCGGCCTGACGAGAGCCCTGTTCCTTGAGGGCGCCACCCGCGTGATCGCCATTGAACGCGACCACAGGGCGCTTCCGGCACTTGAGGAAATCGCGATCGCTGCGGAGGGTCGCCTCGAGGTGATCGAGGGCGATGCGCTTGCAACCGATTATCCGGACCTCGTCGGACCGGATGGCGGCCGCATCGTCGCCAACCTTCCATACAATGTGGCGACACCCCTTCTCACCGGCTGGCTGACGCCGCCCACCTGGCCCGCCTGGTGGCGCAGCCTGACGCTCATGTTCCAGAAGGAGGTGGCGGAGAGGATCGTCGCGGAACCAGGCTCCAAGGCATACGGACGCCTCGCTGTGCTCGCCCAGTGGCGCTGCCACGCCCATATTCTCTTCGAAGTGCCGCCGCAGGCCTTTCTGCCGCCCCCGAAGGTCACCTCTGCGGTCGTCCGGCTGGAACCGCGGCCCGATGCCGTCGACGTCGCGCCCAAGGCCGTTGAGGCCGTCACCGCCTCGGCCTTCGGCCAGCGACGCAAGATGCTGCGCCAAAGCCTGAAACAGGCCTTTCAACAGCCGGAAGCGGTTCTGGAAGCATGCGGCATCGCACCGACGCGGCGTGCCGAAGAAATCCCGGTCGCGGGCTTTCTCGATCTTGCTCGGATTTATGAGGAGCTCGGGCGCTCTTCGTCCTGA
- a CDS encoding YicC/YloC family endoribonuclease, whose product MRIQSMTGFARQVFTVGSSSYVWELKSVNGRGLELRFRLPPGFDGLEPSAREAVRSHLSRGSCYLNLQEDGGGAEAGVTINEAALRLVLERAKRLAEEDEVQPARADGLLSLRGVIVQGSNSEGAAEGPVAEAAVAALHEALDALVTTRLEEGERLRAHLTEIIDRIEALVEAAEARLGGMVERLRARIREQVEFISSETQLDEGRLYQEALMVATKADIREEIDRLKAHIAEARTRLSEGGVIGRRLDFLSQEFNREANTLCSKSSDHETTAIGLDLKSAIDQFREQVQNLE is encoded by the coding sequence ATGCGCATTCAAAGCATGACGGGCTTTGCCCGTCAGGTCTTCACCGTCGGCTCGTCGAGCTATGTCTGGGAACTGAAGAGCGTCAACGGGCGCGGTCTGGAGCTGCGCTTCCGTCTGCCGCCCGGCTTTGACGGTCTCGAACCGTCCGCGCGCGAAGCCGTGCGCAGCCATCTTTCCCGCGGCTCTTGTTATCTGAATCTGCAGGAAGACGGCGGCGGCGCCGAAGCCGGAGTCACGATCAACGAGGCGGCTTTGCGTCTCGTGCTGGAGCGGGCAAAGCGCCTGGCGGAGGAAGACGAAGTGCAACCGGCGCGCGCTGACGGACTTCTGTCGCTGCGCGGCGTGATCGTCCAGGGCAGCAACAGCGAAGGGGCGGCCGAGGGCCCGGTCGCCGAGGCGGCGGTTGCGGCTTTGCACGAGGCGCTTGACGCGCTTGTGACGACGCGGCTTGAAGAAGGCGAACGACTGCGGGCGCATCTCACGGAGATCATCGACCGCATCGAAGCGCTGGTGGAGGCGGCGGAGGCCCGCCTCGGCGGCATGGTGGAGCGTCTGCGTGCGCGGATTCGCGAGCAGGTGGAGTTCATTTCCTCCGAGACGCAGCTCGACGAAGGGCGTCTCTATCAGGAAGCGCTGATGGTTGCGACGAAAGCCGATATCCGCGAGGAGATCGACCGTCTCAAGGCGCATATCGCGGAGGCGCGCACGCGGCTTTCCGAAGGCGGTGTCATCGGGCGCAGGCTCGATTTCCTGTCGCAGGAGTTCAACCGCGAAGCCAACACGTTGTGCTCCAAATCGAGCGACCACGAAACGACGGCGATCGGCCTCGATCTCAAATCCGCGATCGATCAGTTCCGCGAGCAGGTGCAAAATCTCGAATGA
- a CDS encoding LPS-assembly protein LptD yields MTRGRAGWGLARRLAAVSALALVAFAADPWTPAALAQDLNFEEQVTQNPNAKMLLEADELVYDFDRHIVTARGGVEIYYEGYTLRAPQVTYRESDSRLIASGGVSMTEPGGNIITAREMDITDTFSDGFIESLNVLTVDRARFAANSAERRGNNLLIFRQGVYTACEQCRENPDRPPLWQIKASRIVHNKEEKTVYYRNARLEFFGIPMVYIPYFYHPDPTVKRKSGFLPPHFHQSSALGYGVGTPYFWNLAPNYDITFAPTVYSKQGVLAETEWRHRLMNGSYSIRLAGILQQNKDEFELGNFVSSGVRDFRGSVATKGRFNINSRWNWGWDLATTTDRTFGRDYDIRGLTDTEVVNTIFLTGLSDRNFFDLRGYAFRIQRNDPVNSTRNYQDEQAVVHPVLDHNYIFDQPILGGELSLTSNLTSLTRGDTDERAYFQYDEAGNRTQKEYYAGVEGTFTRASTDVTWKSRIVGPLGQVFTPFAYLKGDVYNVQADDTETGLAGDETYLRAMPAVGLDYRYPFLAQMGPISQTFSPVAQIIVRPDEQHINDLPNEDAQSLVFDDTNLFEWDKFSGYDRQEGGTRANVGFTYHAMLGKASIDALFGQSFQLAGANSFSKSNVTLTGIGSGLSTDDSDYVGRVTLDSGEGLTLTARGRFDNDTFDVNRAEATARVSKGRRNSAALTYFYRREVPELGIDDEQSEISTTGQVAVSDFWSVKGGITFDIDQMSRVRHALGLAYDDECFNLSVVYSETRDRYTDIVSGREVFVRFNLRTLGDSEVSFAASGDDYDDNDDDDLYSGLF; encoded by the coding sequence GTGACGCGCGGGCGCGCAGGCTGGGGGCTTGCGCGGCGGCTGGCGGCCGTCTCCGCTTTGGCTTTGGTCGCGTTTGCGGCAGATCCGTGGACACCCGCCGCCCTTGCTCAGGATTTGAATTTCGAAGAGCAGGTGACGCAAAATCCGAACGCCAAGATGCTCTTGGAGGCGGACGAGCTCGTCTACGATTTCGACCGGCACATCGTGACCGCCCGCGGCGGCGTCGAGATCTATTACGAAGGCTATACGCTGCGTGCGCCGCAGGTGACCTATCGTGAAAGCGACAGCCGGCTCATCGCCTCAGGCGGCGTCAGCATGACGGAGCCGGGCGGCAATATCATCACCGCCCGCGAAATGGACATCACCGACACGTTCAGCGACGGCTTCATCGAGAGCCTGAACGTCCTCACGGTGGACCGCGCGCGTTTCGCCGCCAACAGCGCCGAGCGGCGGGGCAACAACCTGTTGATTTTCCGCCAGGGCGTCTACACCGCCTGCGAGCAGTGCCGAGAAAATCCGGACCGGCCGCCGCTGTGGCAGATCAAAGCCTCGCGCATTGTTCACAACAAGGAAGAAAAGACCGTCTACTATCGCAATGCCCGCCTGGAATTCTTTGGCATTCCGATGGTCTACATTCCCTATTTCTACCATCCGGACCCGACGGTGAAGCGCAAGAGCGGCTTTCTGCCGCCGCACTTCCATCAAAGCTCGGCCCTCGGCTATGGCGTTGGGACGCCATATTTCTGGAACCTTGCTCCCAACTACGACATCACCTTCGCCCCGACCGTCTATTCCAAGCAGGGTGTGCTTGCGGAGACGGAATGGCGCCACCGGCTGATGAACGGCTCCTACAGCATCCGCCTCGCCGGGATTTTGCAGCAGAACAAGGACGAGTTCGAGCTCGGCAATTTCGTCTCCTCGGGCGTCAGGGACTTCCGCGGCAGCGTCGCCACGAAGGGACGCTTCAATATCAATTCGCGCTGGAACTGGGGCTGGGATCTCGCCACCACCACGGATCGCACCTTCGGGCGCGATTACGACATCCGCGGCCTGACCGACACGGAAGTGGTCAACACCATCTTCCTGACCGGCCTCAGCGATCGCAACTTCTTCGACCTGCGCGGCTATGCCTTCCGCATCCAGCGGAACGACCCGGTGAATTCCACCCGCAATTATCAGGACGAGCAGGCTGTCGTGCACCCCGTGCTCGACCACAATTACATCTTCGACCAGCCGATATTGGGCGGCGAACTCAGCCTGACCTCGAATCTGACGAGCCTCACCCGCGGCGACACGGATGAGCGCGCCTACTTTCAGTATGACGAGGCGGGCAATCGGACGCAGAAAGAATATTACGCCGGCGTCGAGGGCACCTTCACCCGGGCGAGCACCGACGTAACCTGGAAGAGCAGGATCGTCGGCCCACTCGGGCAGGTCTTCACGCCCTTCGCGTATCTCAAGGGGGACGTCTACAACGTCCAGGCCGACGACACCGAGACGGGTCTCGCCGGTGACGAAACCTATCTGCGCGCCATGCCCGCCGTCGGCTTGGACTACCGCTATCCGTTCCTGGCGCAGATGGGGCCGATCTCACAGACGTTCAGCCCGGTCGCCCAGATCATCGTTCGTCCCGACGAACAGCACATCAACGACCTGCCGAACGAGGACGCGCAAAGCCTCGTCTTCGACGACACGAACCTGTTCGAATGGGATAAATTCTCCGGCTATGACCGCCAGGAGGGGGGCACGAGAGCCAATGTGGGCTTCACCTATCATGCGATGCTGGGCAAGGCGAGCATCGACGCCCTCTTCGGCCAATCCTTCCAGCTCGCCGGAGCGAACTCCTTCTCCAAGAGCAACGTCACCCTCACGGGCATCGGCTCGGGGCTATCGACCGACGATTCCGACTATGTCGGACGCGTCACCCTGGATTCCGGCGAAGGATTGACGCTGACGGCCCGCGGCCGCTTCGACAACGACACTTTCGACGTCAACCGCGCAGAAGCGACGGCGCGCGTCTCAAAGGGCCGGCGCAACAGCGCGGCCCTCACCTATTTCTATCGTCGCGAGGTTCCGGAGCTCGGCATCGACGACGAACAATCAGAAATCTCGACGACAGGCCAGGTCGCCGTCAGCGATTTCTGGTCGGTGAAGGGTGGCATCACCTTCGACATCGACCAGATGAGCCGCGTCAGGCACGCCCTGGGCCTTGCCTATGACGACGAATGCTTCAATCTATCCGTGGTCTACAGCGAGACACGCGACCGCTACACGGACATCGTCTCCGGCCGCGAGGTGTTTGTACGCTTCAATCTGCGCACCCTGGGCGACAGCGAGGTGAGCTTCGCGGCATCGGGCGACGATTACGACGACAACGATGACGACGACCTCTACTCTGGGCTCTTTTAA
- the pdxA gene encoding 4-hydroxythreonine-4-phosphate dehydrogenase PdxA yields the protein MLPIALTLGEAAGVALDITIAAWARRERERLPPFIFLGSAANIAERAILLGIDCPTREVEPEEAALVFPMALPCLPGFPEAKAEPGLIAREDAALTIQSIRQAAEFVADGRCTSMVTNPIAKHALNEAGFAYPGHTEYLADLGEQLFGEKRRPVMMLAGPDLRAVPVTIHVPLCEVPRLLTTELIVETGKIAAEELKRRFAIPSPRIAVSGLNPHAGEKGVIGKEDIEVIRPAVDQLCQAGIEAEGPLPADTMFHPAARRRYDLALCMYHDQALIPVKALAFDHAVNVTLGLPFVRTSPDHGTAMEIAGTGRARPLSLMAALHMAAEMSRSTVQA from the coding sequence ATGCTTCCAATTGCACTGACCCTCGGAGAGGCGGCCGGCGTCGCCCTCGACATCACCATTGCAGCCTGGGCGCGGCGCGAGCGCGAACGCCTGCCGCCGTTTATTTTCCTCGGCTCAGCCGCGAACATTGCCGAGCGAGCCATTCTCCTCGGCATCGACTGCCCGACGCGCGAAGTGGAGCCGGAAGAGGCAGCTCTCGTCTTCCCGATGGCTCTGCCATGCCTTCCGGGATTCCCGGAAGCGAAGGCGGAGCCAGGGCTCATCGCGCGCGAAGACGCCGCGCTGACGATCCAGTCGATCCGTCAGGCCGCGGAGTTCGTGGCCGACGGTCGCTGCACCTCGATGGTGACCAATCCGATCGCCAAGCACGCACTCAACGAAGCGGGCTTCGCCTATCCGGGTCACACCGAATACCTCGCCGACCTCGGCGAGCAGCTCTTCGGGGAGAAGCGCCGGCCGGTCATGATGCTGGCCGGACCCGATCTCCGCGCCGTTCCCGTCACCATTCACGTGCCTCTTTGCGAGGTGCCGCGTCTTCTCACGACCGAACTCATCGTGGAAACCGGCAAGATCGCCGCGGAAGAGCTGAAGCGCCGCTTTGCCATTCCCTCCCCCCGCATCGCCGTGTCGGGCCTGAACCCGCATGCCGGTGAGAAGGGCGTCATCGGCAAGGAAGACATCGAGGTCATCCGTCCTGCCGTCGACCAGCTCTGTCAGGCCGGCATCGAGGCGGAGGGGCCGCTGCCCGCCGACACCATGTTCCACCCCGCGGCCCGCCGCCGCTACGACCTGGCGCTGTGCATGTACCACGACCAGGCGCTCATCCCGGTCAAGGCCCTCGCCTTCGATCATGCGGTCAACGTGACGCTCGGTCTGCCTTTCGTGCGCACGTCGCCGGATCACGGCACGGCGATGGAGATCGCTGGCACAGGCCGTGCGCGTCCCTTGAGCCTGATGGCGGCGCTGCATATGGCAGCCGAGATGAGCCGTTCCACCGTCCAGGCGTGA
- the lptF gene encoding LPS export ABC transporter permease LptF: MQIFRLPLLERYVFRRALMLLLLVLGALVATMWMTQVLRELDVVTAKGQAIWMFVFMTLLALPALIQVIAPIAYLISATVTLNNLNADSELPVMAAAGASSRVVARPIIALGAVIFVAVTLLYHVVAPASLGALREIVAHVRADLLATLVKDGGFRTVDNGLTLHIRAKAPDGSFKNIFVSDDRIPSDSTQYIAKTGVLVESGGNAYLIMKDGELVRDNRMKGETSVVEFDTYGFDLSQFKAGEVNAARKPRELTTRELLNPAPDNPYREEFPARWKAELHDRITAPLYTIAFAFIALLFCGRARTNRQDRGYATALAVVSGFTLRGLGFGVLAAATNDAALIPLLYAVPIAGIVVSALALKRGYRWRTPVFIARFLDTLARLGHKLMKLSPLALFQRKSTGHA, from the coding sequence ATGCAAATCTTCAGGCTGCCCCTTCTGGAACGCTACGTTTTTCGTCGCGCATTGATGCTGCTCCTGCTCGTTCTGGGGGCGCTGGTCGCCACCATGTGGATGACCCAGGTGCTGCGCGAGCTCGACGTGGTGACGGCCAAAGGCCAGGCGATCTGGATGTTCGTCTTCATGACGCTCCTGGCTTTGCCCGCCCTCATTCAGGTGATCGCCCCGATCGCCTACCTCATCTCAGCGACCGTCACCTTAAACAATCTCAATGCCGACAGCGAATTGCCGGTGATGGCGGCGGCGGGCGCATCGAGCCGGGTCGTCGCCCGGCCGATCATCGCTTTGGGCGCCGTCATTTTCGTCGCCGTCACCCTTCTCTATCACGTCGTCGCGCCGGCAAGTCTCGGCGCCTTGCGCGAAATCGTGGCGCATGTGCGCGCCGATCTTCTCGCCACTCTGGTCAAGGACGGCGGCTTCCGCACGGTCGACAACGGCCTTACGCTCCACATCCGCGCCAAGGCGCCGGACGGCAGCTTCAAGAACATCTTCGTCAGCGACGATCGTATCCCGAGCGATTCCACCCAGTACATCGCCAAAACCGGCGTGCTCGTGGAAAGCGGCGGCAACGCCTATCTCATCATGAAGGATGGCGAACTCGTCCGCGACAACCGCATGAAGGGTGAGACGAGCGTCGTCGAGTTCGACACCTACGGTTTCGACCTCAGCCAGTTCAAGGCGGGCGAGGTCAACGCCGCGCGCAAGCCGCGCGAACTGACGACACGGGAACTCCTCAACCCGGCGCCGGACAATCCCTATCGGGAAGAGTTTCCGGCGCGATGGAAGGCGGAGCTGCATGACCGCATCACCGCGCCGCTCTACACCATCGCCTTTGCGTTCATCGCGCTTCTGTTTTGCGGGCGCGCGCGTACCAACAGACAGGATCGCGGCTATGCGACGGCGCTTGCGGTGGTTTCGGGCTTCACGCTTCGCGGCCTCGGCTTTGGGGTCCTCGCCGCAGCAACCAACGATGCGGCCCTCATTCCGCTTCTCTACGCGGTGCCCATCGCCGGTATCGTCGTGTCGGCACTCGCGCTCAAGCGCGGCTATCGCTGGCGCACCCCGGTCTTCATCGCGCGCTTTCTCGACACTCTCGCCCGGCTGGGCCACAAGCTCATGAAGCTTTCCCCCCTTGCCTTGTTTCAACGCAAGAGCACCGGCCACGCATGA
- the lptG gene encoding LPS export ABC transporter permease LptG → MILATYIGRRFLVSLATILIALLTLVFLVDYVELLRRFSDAEAFTSLLGLKLALMRAPALLEDILPFLFLFSATICFLNLSRKLELVVARGAGVSVWGFLRAPFFLALVTGLASTFLFNPLATELKERSDRIEASLSDGMAASSADAIWFRQEGLDGPSIIRAANYDSSAKELRGVTAFLFNPDGSFQAKLVSLSASYRPGRWIFAKTRYISGEGASDRFDRYILPTSLTPDQVNLTLLRPDRLSVWTLRRFIDTAAQTGLNTARFTLAFHSLLARPLFLMAMVTVAATVSLRLSRYGGAGKLALTGIIIGFLLYVATEIVSDMGSNGILDPVLAAWSPAVLAMLFGATALLYQEDG, encoded by the coding sequence ATGATCCTTGCAACCTATATCGGCCGCCGTTTCCTCGTCTCACTGGCCACGATCCTGATCGCGCTTCTCACCCTCGTCTTTCTGGTCGACTACGTCGAGCTCTTGCGCCGTTTCTCCGATGCGGAGGCCTTCACCTCCCTGCTCGGGCTCAAGCTCGCCCTGATGCGTGCGCCGGCCTTGCTGGAAGATATCCTGCCTTTTCTTTTCCTTTTTTCGGCAACGATCTGTTTCCTCAATTTGTCTAGAAAGCTGGAGCTCGTGGTGGCGCGCGGCGCCGGGGTCTCCGTCTGGGGCTTCCTGCGTGCGCCGTTCTTTCTTGCTCTGGTGACCGGTCTGGCATCGACATTTCTCTTCAACCCGCTCGCCACGGAGCTCAAGGAGCGCTCGGACCGAATCGAGGCCTCGCTCTCCGACGGCATGGCGGCGAGTTCCGCCGACGCCATCTGGTTTCGCCAGGAGGGTCTGGACGGGCCGTCGATCATCCGTGCGGCGAACTACGACAGCTCCGCAAAGGAATTGCGTGGCGTTACCGCCTTCCTGTTCAATCCCGACGGCAGCTTCCAGGCGAAGCTCGTCAGCCTCTCCGCCAGCTATCGGCCAGGCCGCTGGATCTTTGCCAAGACCCGCTACATTTCCGGCGAAGGCGCCTCGGATCGATTCGACCGCTACATCCTGCCGACCTCGCTGACGCCCGATCAGGTCAATTTGACGCTTCTGCGACCCGACCGGCTCTCCGTTTGGACTTTGCGCCGCTTCATCGACACGGCCGCACAGACCGGATTGAACACCGCACGCTTCACCCTGGCATTCCATAGCCTTCTCGCCCGGCCTCTCTTCCTGATGGCCATGGTCACCGTCGCCGCCACCGTCAGCCTGAGGCTTTCGCGCTACGGTGGCGCAGGAAAGCTCGCCCTGACTGGCATCATCATCGGCTTTCTGCTTTATGTCGCGACCGAGATCGTCAGCGATATGGGCAGCAACGGGATCCTGGATCCCGTCCTCGCGGCCTGGAGTCCTGCGGTTCTCGCCATGTTGTTCGGAGCCACGGCGCTGCTTTATCAGGAGGACGGATGA
- the gmk gene encoding guanylate kinase translates to MTADPIKLVRRGLMFVLSSPSGAGKSTLARQLLEADSGLELSVSVTTRPRRRSEREGVHYHFIDDVHFNRMVERGDLLEWATVHGNHYGTPIEPVEDALSAGRDVLFDIDWQGTAQIAEKLPDDLVRVFVLPPSMRELKARLERRAEDSHETIGRRLVGSLEEIEQWSRYDYVIVNDDLQRAFEAVKGILTAERLKRDRVLGLRSFVSQLLSEGRDLVDHLQAQDEERPSSS, encoded by the coding sequence ATGACTGCCGACCCGATCAAGCTTGTCCGTCGTGGCCTCATGTTCGTTCTGTCCTCGCCCTCGGGGGCAGGCAAGTCGACACTCGCGCGGCAGCTCCTGGAAGCCGACAGCGGCCTGGAATTGTCGGTTTCGGTGACCACACGCCCCCGCCGGCGAAGCGAGCGCGAAGGCGTCCACTACCATTTCATCGACGACGTGCATTTCAACCGCATGGTGGAGCGCGGCGATCTTCTGGAATGGGCAACGGTCCACGGCAACCATTACGGCACGCCGATCGAGCCCGTCGAGGATGCTTTGTCCGCGGGTCGCGACGTGCTTTTCGACATCGACTGGCAGGGAACCGCACAGATCGCCGAGAAGCTGCCTGACGACCTCGTGCGCGTGTTCGTGCTGCCGCCTTCCATGCGCGAATTGAAGGCGCGCCTGGAGCGGCGAGCCGAGGATTCTCACGAGACGATCGGCCGGCGGCTGGTCGGATCGCTCGAGGAAATCGAGCAGTGGAGCCGCTACGACTACGTCATCGTCAATGACGACCTGCAGCGAGCTTTCGAGGCGGTGAAGGGGATTTTGACAGCCGAAAGGTTGAAGCGGGACCGCGTCCTGGGTCTGCGTTCCTTCGTCAGTCAGCTTCTGTCTGAGGGGCGCGACCTCGTCGATCACCTTCAGGCTCAGGACGAAGAGCGCCCGAGCTCCTCATAA
- a CDS encoding leucyl aminopeptidase, with translation MVANTTITFEKPAVPKKGTAVLLTGKELALGPIATSLDEAAGSRFAVAAKIKGYKGALRKTLELVAPSGVDVERIIFVGLGDVDPDIDWLRLGGATAKALPDEGEVTVVLQDPEGRGPTSEDAAAFALGLVMRRYRFDRYKSRKSDEDAPRGPMTVTIGVDNPEAAEVAWKEAAAVAEGVELARNLVNEPANILGPVEFAERLGELKAKGLDVDVLDEKTLTDLKLNALLGVAQGSVRPPRVVIMRWNGAGDEAPIAFVGKGVVFDTGGISIKPAAGMEDMKGDMGGAAAVSGVMLALAGRKAKVNAVGIVGIVENMPDGNAQRPGDIVTSLSGQTIEVINTDAEGRLVLADILTHVQNVAKPKAMIDLATLTGAIIVALGHHYAGLFSNDDKLASALLDAGKTTGEKVWRMPLGEEYDKLIDSKNADMKNVGGRWGGSITAAQFLKRFVENDTPWAHLDVAGTAMGSPSSDTNDSWSSGFGVRLLDQLVKSSYEKA, from the coding sequence ATGGTCGCCAACACCACCATCACTTTTGAGAAACCCGCCGTTCCCAAAAAGGGAACCGCCGTCCTTTTGACCGGCAAAGAGCTCGCTCTGGGGCCGATCGCGACCTCGCTCGACGAGGCCGCCGGCTCGCGATTCGCGGTGGCGGCGAAAATCAAAGGCTACAAAGGCGCTCTGCGCAAAACGCTCGAACTCGTCGCGCCGTCCGGCGTCGATGTGGAGCGAATCATTTTTGTGGGACTTGGGGACGTCGATCCCGATATCGACTGGCTGCGCCTTGGCGGCGCGACCGCGAAGGCGCTGCCGGATGAGGGCGAGGTGACCGTCGTTCTGCAGGATCCCGAAGGCCGCGGCCCGACCAGCGAAGACGCGGCCGCCTTTGCTCTCGGCCTCGTCATGCGCCGCTATCGCTTCGATCGCTACAAGAGCCGGAAGAGCGATGAAGATGCGCCGCGCGGGCCGATGACCGTCACGATCGGCGTCGACAATCCGGAGGCTGCCGAGGTCGCCTGGAAAGAGGCTGCTGCCGTCGCCGAGGGCGTCGAACTTGCGCGCAATCTCGTCAATGAACCGGCCAACATTCTGGGCCCGGTCGAATTCGCCGAGCGGCTCGGCGAGCTCAAGGCGAAGGGGCTCGACGTCGACGTGCTCGACGAGAAGACGCTGACGGATTTGAAGCTCAACGCGCTGTTGGGGGTGGCGCAGGGCTCGGTGCGTCCGCCGCGGGTCGTCATCATGCGCTGGAACGGGGCCGGCGACGAGGCACCGATCGCTTTCGTCGGCAAGGGCGTCGTCTTCGATACGGGCGGTATCTCCATCAAGCCGGCAGCCGGCATGGAGGACATGAAGGGCGATATGGGCGGCGCGGCCGCCGTTTCCGGCGTCATGCTGGCGCTCGCCGGCCGCAAGGCCAAGGTGAATGCCGTCGGCATCGTCGGCATCGTGGAGAACATGCCCGACGGGAACGCGCAGCGGCCGGGCGATATCGTGACGTCGCTCTCCGGCCAGACGATTGAGGTGATCAACACCGACGCCGAAGGCCGGCTGGTGCTCGCCGATATCCTGACGCATGTGCAGAATGTCGCCAAGCCGAAGGCGATGATCGATCTGGCGACCTTGACTGGCGCCATCATCGTGGCGCTCGGCCACCATTATGCCGGGCTCTTCTCCAACGACGATAAGCTCGCGTCGGCTCTTCTCGATGCCGGGAAGACGACCGGCGAAAAGGTCTGGCGCATGCCGCTCGGCGAGGAATACGACAAGCTCATCGATTCCAAGAACGCCGATATGAAGAATGTCGGCGGACGCTGGGGCGGTTCGATCACGGCCGCGCAATTCCTCAAGCGCTTCGTGGAGAACGACACGCCCTGGGCGCATCTCGATGTCGCCGGAACGGCGATGGGATCGCCTTCGAGCGACACGAATGATTCTTGGAGTTCGGGCTTCGGCGTCCGGCTTCTCGATCAGCTGGTGAAGTCGAGCTACGAAAAGGCCTGA